CAGCCCCGCCAGTACACCACTAAGGCCAAGGGAGCCCAGGAAGCCCACGAAGCCATCCGTCCGGCGGGTAGCAGCTTCCGTACACCCCAGGAGACGGGGTTATCCGGTCGGGAGTTCCAACTCTATGACCTGATCTGGAAGCGTACCGTGGCGACCCAGATGGCGGAAGCGCGACAAACCCAGATTTCCGTGACGATCCAGGTAGAGGATGCGGGATTCCGGGCCTCGGGTAAACGCATTGACTTTCCTGGCTTCTTCCGGGCTTACGTGGAAGGGTCGGACGATCCCGATGCGGCGATCGATAACCAAGAGGTGATTTTGCCCGCCATGAAGGTGGGGGATCACCCCGATTGCCACGGCTTGGATGCGATCGGCCACGAAACCCAACCCCCCGCCCGCTATACGGAAGCCTCCCTGGTCAAAATGCTGGAAAGTGAAGGCATTGGCCGACCCAGTACCTACGCCAGCATCATCGGCACAATTATCGATCGGGGCTATGTGCAATCGGCGGGTAACTCCCTGGTGCCAACCTTTACGGCCTTTGCCGTCACCTCGCTGTTGGAAAACCATTTCCCCGATCTGGTTGATACCAGCTTCACCGCCAAAATGGAGCGGACGCTGGATGATATTTCCACCGGGGAAGCGGCCTGGTTGCCCTATCTGAAGAATTTCTACATGGGTGAGTCGGGGTTAGATACCCAAGTCAAGGTGCGGGAGGGGGACATCGATCCCATCGCGGCTAAGACGGTTGAACTGGAGAACCTGGAAGCCAAAATTCGCATTGGCAAGTATGGGGCTTACCTGGAAGTCGATCGGGATGGGGAAACGGTCAAGGCTAACATTCCCAAGGGGCTGACTCCAGCGGATTTGGATCCAGACCAGGTGGAAGTCCTGCTGCGGCAGAAGACCGAGGGGCCGGATAAGCTGGGTCTCCATCCGGAAACCGGGGAACCGATTTTTGTTCTGATGGGCACCTATGGCCCCTACGTTCAGTTAGGGGAAGCAGTGGAAGGCAGCAAGGCTAAACCCAAGCGATCGTCCTTGCCGAAGGGGGTCACGCCGGAAAATATCACCTTGGAGCAAGCCGTTGGACTGCTCAGCCTCCCGCGGACCCTGGGGATGCACCCTGACACAGGTTGCAAGGTACAGGCTAGCCTGGGGCGCTTTGGCCCCTACGTGGTGCATGACCAGGGCAAAGAGGGCAAAGACTACCGATCGCTTAAGGGGGATGACGATCCGGTCACGATCACCCTGGAGCGGGCGTTAGAATTGCTGGCCCAGCCCAAGACCGTGCGGGGTAAACGGGCAGCGGCTAAACCCTTGCGGGAGATGGGTGCCCATCCCGAGGATGGAGAACCCGTGAATCTCTACGATGGCCCCTATGGGGTTTACATCAAGCATGGCAAGGTGAATGCGTCGTTGCCGGAAGGGCAGACGGTAGAGTCTGTGACGATGGAGATGGCGGTGGAAGCGTTGGCGGCCAAAGCAGCTAGCAAGAAGACGAGTAAGGCTTCGGCGAA
The Alkalinema sp. FACHB-956 DNA segment above includes these coding regions:
- the topA gene encoding type I DNA topoisomerase → MSTLVIVESPTKAKTIRNYLPKGYLVEASMGHIRDLPQSTSDVPKEITDKRVRELGVDIHSDFEPIYLIPDDKKKVVKGLKDALKGVDELVLATDEDREGESISWHLLQVLKPKVPVKRMVFHEITQEAIQEAIRNCRQVDEKLVRAQETRRILDRLVGYTLSPLLWKKIAYGLSAGRVQSVAVRLLVQRERQRQAFKQGSYWDLKALLAIAEDQTKGSKRKKGNGEFEAKLITLGGKKLATGADFDENTGQIAKGKKVVLLNEEEARALQARLTGKPWTVTDLEERPVTRKPSPPFTTSTLQQEANRKLGLSARDAMRTAQSLYENGYITYMRTDSVHLSQQAISAARSCVESMYGQDYLSPQPRQYTTKAKGAQEAHEAIRPAGSSFRTPQETGLSGREFQLYDLIWKRTVATQMAEARQTQISVTIQVEDAGFRASGKRIDFPGFFRAYVEGSDDPDAAIDNQEVILPAMKVGDHPDCHGLDAIGHETQPPARYTEASLVKMLESEGIGRPSTYASIIGTIIDRGYVQSAGNSLVPTFTAFAVTSLLENHFPDLVDTSFTAKMERTLDDISTGEAAWLPYLKNFYMGESGLDTQVKVREGDIDPIAAKTVELENLEAKIRIGKYGAYLEVDRDGETVKANIPKGLTPADLDPDQVEVLLRQKTEGPDKLGLHPETGEPIFVLMGTYGPYVQLGEAVEGSKAKPKRSSLPKGVTPENITLEQAVGLLSLPRTLGMHPDTGCKVQASLGRFGPYVVHDQGKEGKDYRSLKGDDDPVTITLERALELLAQPKTVRGKRAAAKPLREMGAHPEDGEPVNLYDGPYGVYIKHGKVNASLPEGQTVESVTMEMAVEALAAKAASKKTSKASAKTAAKKTTTKKATTTAKKATTKKTTTKKTSPKAS